A region of Flavobacterium album DNA encodes the following proteins:
- a CDS encoding 3-hydroxyacyl-ACP dehydratase FabZ family protein has translation MNKNEILTKLPYQKPFLFVDELLHIDESGITGTYTFDKNLNFYSGHFKGHPVTPGVILTECMAQIGVVCLGIFLLNNELNTNIAIALTSNEIEFLKPVYPNEKVTVVSEKIYFRFGKLKCRVVMRDEAGDDVCKGTIAGLITNNK, from the coding sequence ATGAATAAAAACGAAATCCTTACAAAACTCCCTTACCAAAAGCCTTTCCTCTTTGTGGATGAGCTTCTGCATATAGATGAAAGCGGCATAACCGGAACGTACACTTTTGATAAAAATCTTAATTTTTACAGTGGGCATTTCAAAGGCCATCCCGTAACGCCCGGCGTGATTTTGACGGAATGCATGGCACAGATCGGGGTTGTTTGCCTGGGTATATTTTTATTAAATAATGAATTGAATACAAATATCGCAATTGCCTTAACATCAAATGAAATAGAATTTTTAAAACCGGTTTATCCTAATGAAAAAGTTACTGTGGTTTCAGAAAAAATATATTTCCGTTTCGGTAAATTGAAATGCAGGGTAGTAATGAGAGACGAAGCCGGTGACGACGTTTGCAAAGGGACGATTGCAGGCCTGATAACGAACAATAAATGA